In Marmota flaviventris isolate mMarFla1 chromosome 17, mMarFla1.hap1, whole genome shotgun sequence, a single genomic region encodes these proteins:
- the LOC114082475 gene encoding keratin, type I cytoskeletal 27 → MSVRFSSSSRRLGSCGGAGSVRLSGGEASFGAGNACGVPGIGSGFSCAFGGSSAAGGYGGVLGGGSASCATFTRNENGLLSGNEKVTMQNLNDRLASYLENVRALEEANADLEQKIKGWYEKFGPGSCRGLDHDYSRYFPIIDDLRNQIIAATTSNANVILQNDNARLTADDFRLKFENELALHQSVEADINGLRRVLDELTLCRTDLEVQLETLTEELAYLKKNHEEEMQALQCAAGGNVNVEMNAAPGVDLTVLLGNMRAEYEALAEQNRQDAEAWFQEKSASLQQQISDDAGATTSARNELTELKRTLQTLEIELQSLLAMKHSLECSLTETEGNYCTQLAQIQAQIGALEEQLHQVRTETEGQKLEYEQLMDVKAHLEKEIETYCRLIDGDDESCVKSKGHGGPGSQIKDSSKTAIVKTVVEELDLRGKILSSRVHTIEEKSTKPNNKSEQRVPS, encoded by the exons ATGTCTGTGCGCTTTTCTTCCTCATCCAGACGGCTGGGCTCCTGTGGGGGTGCAGGCTCCGTGAGGCTCTCTGGTGGGGAAGCCAGCTTTGGGGCCGGAAATGCATGCGGTGTGCCAGGCATTGGAAGTGGCTTCTCTTGTGCCTTTGGGGGCAGCTCAGCGGCAGGAGGCTATGGTGGAGTGCTGGGCGGGGGGAGTGCTTCTTGTGCTACCTTCACCAGGAACGAAAACGGCCTCCTCTCTGGCAATGAGAAGGTGACCATGCAGAACCTCAATGACCGCCTGGCCTCCTACCTGGAGAATGTTCGAGCACTAGAGGAGGCCAACGCTGACCTGGAACAGAAGATCAAGGGGTGGTATGAGAAATTTGGACCTGGTTCTTGCCGAGGTCTTGATCATGATTACAGCAGATACTTTCCAATAATCGATGACCTTAGGAACCAG ATAATTGCTGCAACTACAAGTAATGCCAATGTTATCCTGCAAAATGATAACGCGAGACTAACTGCTGATGACTTCAGACTGAA GTTTGAGAACGAACTGGCCCTTCACCAGAGCGTGGAGGCAGACATCAATGGCTTGCGCCGAGTGCTGGATGAGCTGACCTTGTGCAGAACTGACCTTGAGGTCCAGCTGGAAACTCTCACCGAGGAGCTGGCATACCTCAAGAAGAATCACGAGGAG GAAATGCAGGCTCTGCAGTGCGCCGCGGGAGGCAACGTGAACGTGGAGATGAACGCCGCCCCCGGGGTGGACCTCACGGTGCTGCTGGGCAACATGCGAGCCGAGTACGAGGCCCTGGCTGAGCAGAACCGCCAGGATGCGGAGGCCTGGTTCCAGGAGAAG AGCGCTTCGCTGCAGCAGCAGATTTCCGACGACGCTGGCGCTACCACCTCCGCTAGGAATGAACTCACGGAATTGAAACGTACTCTTCAAACCCTGGAGATTGAACTGCAGTCCCTCTTAGCGATG AAACACTCCCTGGAGTGCTCCTTGACAGAGACCGAGGGCAACTATTGCACGCAGCTGGCACAAATCCAGGCTCAGATTGGGGCCCTGGAGGAGCAGCTGCACCAGGTCAGGACTGAGACCGAGGGCCAGAAACTGGAGTATGAGCAGCTCATGGATGTCAAGGCTCACCTGGAGAAGGAGATTGAGACCTACTGCCGCCTGATAGATGGAGATGATGA ATCTTGTGTCAAATCCAAAGGCCACGGAGGACCAGGAAGTCAAATAAAAG ATTCATCTAAAACTGCCATCGTGAAAACAGTCGTCGAAGAACTAGATCTTCGTGGCAAAATTCTCTCATCCAGAGTTCACACCATAGAAGAGAAATCCACTAAACCCAACAACAAGAGTGAACAGAGGGTGCCTTCCTGA